ACAGGATGTTTTCTGTATCGTTAGCCACAGCTGCTAACACACAGCAGTGCTTTGGGCATTTCTATCAGTTAGCTTCTTTGGCTAATCCAGAGCTAATATACTGAACATGTAGTTAATCTAAGATGGACCAACAGCTGAACCCTCATTAGAACCAGAAGCAGCTCAGTTCAGATCTACTTCTGCTGCTTCATTTCAGCTCCATTCTCATGAAAGATTCAGTTTCTGCAGCGTGAAACTACATTTCTCTAATTTCCAAACAATATTTGGCGAGAACATTGAGGAGGAACACCAGAAAACTGAAGAACCTGCAGATATCAGACAACAGACGACCTATATTTGGcgttttctgtctgttctgcCGCTGTGTGTCTCCACCCAGAACCGGTTTAAAAAAACTACTGAATAAATTCTGTTCAGTTCCAGAAGTTCAGCTCTCTGTCGCATCTGAGGCACTTTAGTCGATTCTATCGTCAGACGGGGTTCAAGGCACTGGAAGCTAGCTTTAGATACACCTGTGAAGTCTGATAAACACTCCTGCCTTCCTTCTCGAACAGATTAAAGgttgaaatgaaaacacagagatgACCCATGCACTCCATCATCACAGATCACAGCTTTAACAGagaaagtctttttttaaaggagATCCTCAAATCGTCtcttcagggtttttttttccttgattccgttttttttgtgtgttttattctaGCAGATTTGTCCCCTCCGGCTCCGTCATGCATCCCGTCGACAGTAATGAGGATCATCGTCATCCTCACCTTCGTCCTCCAGAGTCCCTCCACGACTGCAGGCATTAATACTGACACTGTCATGCATTGAGTATACGTAGCTAAGCCACGGAGCTAATTATTAGGCCTTAATGCTTTAGTATTTGGACATGCCATGATCTTCGTAAAGGTGGAGTTCCTGTTCCCTTAAACATTCAACACTTAACGGAACAAACAGCCAGTGCACTTTGGTGAAAACCGATGAGGAGATGAAGGACgacgaagaagaaaaaatgcaaaaaaaaatccaaatgagGTAACGTCTTGTGCATGCCGATATAAGAGAAGAGTCTCCACATGCGTTGGTATAAAGGAGCGTTGCGTGGAGGAATCCTTTAAGGTGCCTGAAGAACGTCCCAGAAGAACACACCTGACCTCCACCTGGAATCCAGCAGGAGGTGAAACTCCAACTCAACCGGGCTTCGTTTGTTCCTCGATCCTGAAATCTGAGTCTGACACACAAAGTCTGGCAGGTTTGATAAATTATCGGCTAATTAGTAAATTGTCCCCACAAATAGTAAAAGTAGCTCCACttattctgcttttaaaaaCTGGAACCAACAATTAATTGccgtcagttattcagtttgaccctcgtgtcgtcctgcggctcaaatttttaaagtttgaaaatgtgggaaaaaaactgattttaactGTGAAACtgctgatgtccacatttttaggaaaactttgaagatattttggtagaaaaattaaaatgtttctgaagaacattcgcaaaaaaatcaactaaaatccagcgaatttccttggattttggttgatgtttttgtgaattttcttaagaaaatctgagaagttttactgatatatatatatatatatatatatatatatatatgtaatcactttagatatttataggattttttggaagatttttactcatttttttttaaatatttacaagaattttcttgccaaattagttttttttttttttaaataaaacttttaagggaaacttaaggaattattagaattttcttcctgaagatttttgcaaattttctgaaatttaggggattttttctgctggttttttGTATACTTCccacacaaggaaacaatatcttttggtgcctgtaaatgaagacaacaggagggtgaaagaacatttcagtaaaaacactaaaatattttccattttctttctctctttggaTGAAACGAGACATCCGAGGAAACTGATCAAcgtttttcacagttttctgatcatttctgaTGCAGATATTTGAGTAAAGTAACGATCCCTTCCTGCTTTGTTCTCTGTAaatcctgcagctgcttctaaTGCCTGTTTTTAAAGTGCAATAAATCATCTTGTCATTGGAAAGTGCCGCTAAATAAACCTGCATCACGTTAAACTTGCATCGTTGACCGGCTCGTCTGCAAACCGTTTGAAGCGCTTCTATCTGAAGTATCTCGGTGCAAAGTGGCAGTGCTATTGctgttaaaggggaactccGTCGGGTCTGTTGTAGAGAATATTTCTGCCGAAAAATGGCAGTTTAGGTTGAAGCGACTCTAGATCAGAGGAGTTCCTTTAATTTAGGGAGAGAATTCGAGGGCACAAGTCACTAAATTTAGAGAGTAATTCATCAAAAATACCTGCTCATCTTTGTGCTATTGCCAAACAAATCTCTGAATAACATCAACGGAAAGTCTTCACACGTCTGAACGGATGCAGAGAGAGTCGAATGCACCAGTAGGAGTAAAGCATCCGGGTATTTCTACATATTTACAGGAGCGTTGCTGCCGCCTCACACGTCGGTGAGCAGCTTCGTCTTGTTCACGCAGTTCTGGCTCGGCGCTGTGCAGTTGGCAGTTCTGAGGTTGGCTTCCCTAAAGTTGTCGATGCTGTTGTTCATGTCCTCGTCGATCTCCATGTACTCCGACTTGCTGACGACCGACGAGCTGCGCCGGCTGGAGTTGGTGTCGGACGCCAGGTTCTGGTTGCTGACGTTGAGCAGCTGGGCCTGCTCCTCGCCCTCCGTCTCCCGGTGGTAGAAGTAGTTGAAGTTGGACACGATGACCGGAACCGGCAGCGCGATGGTCAACACGCCGGCGATGGCACACAGCGAACCCACGATCTTCCCTCCGATGGTGACGGGGTACATGTCCCCGTAACCGACCGTCGTCATGGAGACCACGGCCCACCAGAAGGCGTCCGGGATGCTGGTGAAGAAGGACTCCTTCTCCTCGGCCTCGGCGAAGTAGACGGCGCTGGAGAAGAGGATGACTCcaatgaagaggaagaagatgagcAGCCCCAGCTCCCTCATGCTGGCCTTCAGAGTCTGGCCCAGGATCTGGAGCCCCTTGGAGTGGCGGGACAACTTGAAGATCCGGAAGACCCGGACCAGGCGGATGACCCTGAGAATAGCCAGAGACGTGGCCTGTTCGCCGCCGCCTTTCCCCTCTCGGTTCTCCTGGTCGTCGGCCAGCTCGGTGCCCAGAGTGATGAAGTACGGGATGATGGCCACGATGTCGATGGAGTTCATCATGTTCTTAAAGAACGCCGCCTTACTGGGACACGCAAAGAACCGAACTATCAGCTCAAAGGAGAACCAGATGATGCAGAGCGTCTCTACCACGAAGAAAGGGTCTGTGAGGACGTTGGGTttgtaaa
This is a stretch of genomic DNA from Acanthochromis polyacanthus isolate Apoly-LR-REF ecotype Palm Island chromosome 1, KAUST_Apoly_ChrSc, whole genome shotgun sequence. It encodes these proteins:
- the LOC127535204 gene encoding potassium voltage-gated channel subfamily A member 1-like gives rise to the protein MTVVSTENMDETSTLPGHPQDPYPPDDDHDDHDCCERVVINISGLRFETQLKTLAQFPETLLGNPKKRMRYFDPLRNEYFFDRNRPSFDAILYYYQSGGRLRRPVNVPLDMFSEEIKFYELGAEAMEKFREDEGFIREEERPLPEKEFQRQIWLLFEHPESSGPARGIAIVSVMVILISIVIFCLETLPELKEDPSYRMQTVGNTTVLYKPNVLTDPFFVVETLCIIWFSFELIVRFFACPSKAAFFKNMMNSIDIVAIIPYFITLGTELADDQENREGKGGGEQATSLAILRVIRLVRVFRIFKLSRHSKGLQILGQTLKASMRELGLLIFFLFIGVILFSSAVYFAEAEEKESFFTSIPDAFWWAVVSMTTVGYGDMYPVTIGGKIVGSLCAIAGVLTIALPVPVIVSNFNYFYHRETEGEEQAQLLNVSNQNLASDTNSSRRSSSVVSKSEYMEIDEDMNNSIDNFREANLRTANCTAPSQNCVNKTKLLTDV